One window from the genome of Rufibacter tibetensis encodes:
- the metG gene encoding methionine--tRNA ligase yields MAETTYPQRYTITAALPYANGPVHIGHLAGVYIPADIYARYLRSRGRDVKFVCGSDEHGVPITIRAKKEGITPQQAVDKYHELIKNSFADFNISFDIYSRTSSKTHAEIASGFFRKLYDEGKFIEQTTQQYFDEKAQQFLADRYIVGTCPKCGNDGAYGDQCESCGTSLNATDLINPKSTLSGEPPVLRETKHWYLPLDQYEPWLREWIVDGHKGDWKTNVYGQCKSWIDQGLQPRAVTRDLDWGVPVPVEGAEGKVLYVWFDAPIGYISATKDLTPDWETYWKDKGSKLVHFIGKDNIVFHCIIFPAMLKAHGDYVLPDNVPANEFLNLEGNKISTSRNWAVWLHEYMQDLPGKADVLRYVLCANAPETKDNDFTWKDYQARNNNELLAIFGNFINRAVVLTHKYYKGAVPQRGELTPYDEEVLAQLADFPEKVAVSLELYRFKEALGELMNLARLGNKYLADTEPWKLIKTDAARVETIMNIALQISASLAILSEPFLPETANKLANMLQYTAGKWNEAGSPDLLPAGHTIGEGALLFEKIEDAVIESQVQKLLDTKKENELANAVAAPAKEDISFEDFSKIDIRIGTILEAEKVAKTKKLLKLKVDTGIDQRTIVSGIAEHFNPEEIIGQQVSVLVNLAPREIKGIVSQGMLLMAENADGSLAFMQPSKPVVNGGGVS; encoded by the coding sequence ATGGCTGAGACAACCTACCCACAACGATATACTATTACTGCGGCCTTGCCCTATGCCAACGGCCCTGTGCACATCGGGCATTTAGCCGGCGTGTACATTCCCGCTGATATCTATGCACGGTACCTGCGCTCGCGCGGCCGCGATGTGAAGTTTGTGTGCGGATCCGATGAGCATGGCGTGCCTATTACCATTCGGGCTAAGAAAGAAGGTATCACCCCACAGCAGGCTGTAGACAAGTACCATGAACTCATCAAGAACTCGTTTGCCGATTTCAACATCTCCTTTGATATCTATTCCCGCACCTCGTCCAAGACGCACGCTGAAATTGCCTCCGGCTTTTTCCGCAAACTGTATGACGAAGGCAAGTTCATTGAACAAACCACTCAGCAGTACTTTGATGAAAAAGCCCAGCAGTTTCTCGCTGACCGTTACATTGTGGGCACCTGCCCCAAATGCGGAAACGATGGTGCCTATGGCGACCAGTGCGAAAGCTGCGGAACGTCATTGAACGCCACTGATCTTATTAACCCGAAGAGTACCTTAAGCGGCGAGCCACCCGTCCTGCGTGAGACCAAACACTGGTACCTGCCCTTAGACCAATACGAGCCCTGGTTACGCGAGTGGATTGTGGATGGCCACAAAGGCGATTGGAAAACCAACGTGTACGGCCAATGCAAAAGCTGGATTGACCAAGGCTTGCAGCCACGCGCTGTAACCCGTGACTTAGACTGGGGTGTGCCCGTACCCGTAGAAGGTGCCGAAGGAAAGGTGCTCTACGTGTGGTTTGACGCGCCTATCGGGTACATCTCCGCCACCAAAGACCTTACGCCGGACTGGGAAACTTACTGGAAAGACAAAGGCTCTAAACTGGTGCACTTCATTGGCAAGGACAACATCGTGTTCCACTGCATTATCTTCCCGGCTATGTTGAAGGCCCACGGTGACTACGTGCTGCCCGACAACGTACCTGCCAACGAATTCCTGAACCTGGAAGGCAACAAGATTTCCACCTCCCGTAACTGGGCCGTGTGGCTGCACGAGTACATGCAAGACCTGCCCGGCAAAGCCGATGTGTTGCGTTACGTACTTTGCGCCAACGCACCTGAGACCAAAGACAATGATTTCACGTGGAAAGACTACCAGGCCCGCAACAACAATGAGCTCCTGGCCATCTTCGGGAACTTCATCAACCGGGCAGTAGTGCTTACCCACAAATACTACAAAGGGGCTGTTCCGCAACGTGGCGAGTTAACCCCGTATGATGAGGAAGTACTGGCCCAATTAGCCGATTTCCCGGAGAAGGTCGCTGTCTCTTTAGAGCTGTACCGCTTCAAAGAGGCTTTGGGTGAACTGATGAACCTGGCCCGCTTAGGTAACAAATACCTTGCAGATACGGAGCCTTGGAAACTGATCAAAACTGATGCGGCGCGGGTGGAAACCATCATGAACATCGCGTTGCAGATTTCGGCCAGCTTGGCAATCCTGTCTGAACCATTTTTACCGGAAACGGCTAATAAACTGGCCAACATGCTGCAGTATACCGCCGGCAAATGGAACGAAGCTGGTTCACCGGATCTGCTTCCGGCCGGACACACCATTGGTGAAGGCGCGCTCCTGTTTGAGAAAATTGAAGATGCCGTGATTGAGTCCCAAGTACAGAAACTGTTGGATACGAAGAAGGAAAATGAGCTGGCTAACGCCGTAGCTGCGCCCGCCAAAGAAGACATCTCCTTTGAAGATTTCTCTAAAATAGACATCCGCATCGGGACCATTTTGGAGGCTGAAAAAGTAGCCAAAACCAAAAAGCTCCTGAAGCTGAAAGTAGATACCGGAATTGACCAGCGCACCATTGTGAGCGGCATCGCCGAACACTTCAACCCTGAGGAGATCATCGGGCAGCAGGTAAGTGTGCTGGTGAACTTAGCACCGCGCGAGATCAAAGGCATTGTGAGCCAAGGCATGCTCCTGATGGCCGAGAACGCCGATGGTTCTTTAGCCTTTATGCAACCTTCCAAGCCGGTAGTGAACGGCGGTGGGGTGAGTTGA